In Chitinivorax sp. PXF-14, a single window of DNA contains:
- a CDS encoding phosphatase PAP2 family protein translates to MSKLELSLQRFEAWDRRVTERANRATAYRPVRGVFAIVSRLGDGVFWYVLMAVLLARYADAALQPVVHMIVVGVLCTLLYKWLKAMTSRPRPYCRSDSIALCVAPLDQFSFPSGHTLHAVSFTLIALHYYPALTWLLLPFAVLVALSRMVLGLHYPSDVLAGGLIGSFVGGLSLLIFG, encoded by the coding sequence GTGAGCAAACTTGAACTGTCGCTGCAGCGTTTTGAAGCCTGGGACCGGCGCGTGACCGAGCGCGCCAACCGGGCCACTGCCTATCGCCCGGTACGCGGCGTCTTCGCGATCGTCAGCCGGCTTGGCGATGGCGTGTTCTGGTACGTGCTGATGGCCGTGCTGCTGGCGCGCTATGCCGATGCGGCGCTGCAGCCGGTGGTGCACATGATCGTGGTCGGCGTGCTCTGCACCTTGCTCTACAAATGGCTCAAGGCCATGACCTCGCGGCCGCGCCCCTATTGCCGCAGCGACAGCATTGCGCTGTGCGTGGCGCCGCTCGACCAGTTCAGCTTCCCGTCCGGGCACACGCTGCACGCGGTATCGTTCACGCTGATCGCGCTGCACTATTATCCCGCCCTGACCTGGCTGCTGTTGCCGTTCGCGGTACTGGTCGCACTGTCGCGCATGGTGCTGGGCCTGCACTATCCGAGCGATGTGCTGGCCGGTGGCCTGATCGGCTCCTTCGTTGGCGGCCTGTCGCTGCTGATCTTCGGCTAG
- the recQ gene encoding DNA helicase RecQ, translating into MSSAVHILNHVFGYPHFRGQQQAIVERVAAGGDALVLMPTGGGKSLCYQVPALLREGCAIVVSPLIALMQDQVDALRQLGVKAAFLNSTLAQDEAQTVERDLLSGELKLLYVAPERLMTARFQALLARARISLFAIDEAHCVSQWGHDFRPEYIQLSVLHERFPDIPRIALTATADQLTRQEIVERLALQQAEVFLSSFDRPNIRYTVVEKDNPRRQLLYFLRNHEGDAGIVYCLSRKKVEETAKWLREQGIKALPYHAGLDAETRQANQSRFLREDGVVMAATVAFGMGIDKPDVRFVAHLDLPKSLEGYYQETGRAGRDGLPSHAWMAYGLQDVILLREMIEQSGSPDEIKRVERQKLDAMLGYCEAPSCRRQVLLHYFGEDSGPCGNCDMCLNPPQMWDASEAVRKALSAIYRSGQRYGAAHVIDILLGRDTQKMRECGHQHLSTYGIGRDVPEAQWRSLLRQLVATGMLGVNEHGGLHLQEACRAVLKGEQDIQLRRVRDEAKSSSHGERKAIELNSDEERELWAALRQCRKRLAEEQNVPAYMIFGDATLKQMLEKRPQSLEALHGLSGVGDRKLELYGTDFLDVLRAHARTHG; encoded by the coding sequence ATGTCCAGCGCAGTCCATATTCTCAACCACGTGTTCGGCTACCCCCATTTCCGCGGGCAGCAGCAGGCCATCGTCGAACGCGTGGCGGCCGGTGGCGACGCTCTGGTGCTGATGCCGACCGGCGGCGGCAAATCGCTGTGCTACCAAGTGCCCGCCCTGCTGCGCGAGGGCTGCGCCATCGTCGTCTCGCCGCTGATCGCGCTGATGCAGGACCAGGTCGATGCGCTGCGCCAGCTCGGCGTCAAGGCGGCGTTCCTGAATTCGACGCTGGCACAGGACGAGGCCCAGACCGTCGAGCGCGACCTGCTCTCGGGCGAGCTCAAGCTGCTCTACGTCGCGCCGGAGCGGCTGATGACCGCGCGCTTCCAGGCCCTGCTGGCACGGGCGCGCATCTCGCTGTTCGCGATCGATGAGGCGCATTGCGTATCGCAATGGGGGCACGACTTCCGGCCCGAATACATCCAGCTCTCGGTACTGCACGAGCGCTTCCCCGATATTCCGCGCATCGCGCTGACCGCCACGGCCGACCAGCTCACGCGGCAGGAGATCGTCGAGCGCCTGGCGCTGCAGCAGGCAGAGGTCTTCCTGTCGAGCTTCGACCGGCCGAACATCCGCTACACCGTGGTGGAAAAGGACAACCCGCGCCGCCAGCTGCTGTATTTCCTGCGCAACCACGAGGGCGATGCCGGCATCGTTTACTGCCTGTCACGCAAGAAGGTGGAAGAGACGGCCAAATGGCTGCGCGAACAGGGCATCAAGGCCCTGCCCTACCATGCCGGGCTCGACGCCGAAACACGCCAGGCCAACCAGAGCCGCTTCCTGCGCGAGGATGGCGTCGTGATGGCCGCCACCGTCGCCTTCGGCATGGGCATCGACAAACCCGACGTGCGCTTTGTCGCGCACCTCGACCTGCCCAAGAGCCTCGAAGGCTATTACCAGGAAACCGGCCGCGCCGGCCGCGATGGCCTGCCCTCGCACGCCTGGATGGCCTACGGCCTGCAGGACGTGATCCTGCTGCGCGAGATGATCGAGCAATCGGGCTCGCCCGACGAAATCAAGCGCGTCGAGCGGCAGAAGCTCGACGCCATGCTCGGCTACTGCGAAGCGCCCTCCTGCCGGCGCCAGGTGCTGCTGCACTACTTTGGCGAAGACTCGGGCCCCTGCGGCAACTGCGACATGTGCCTGAACCCGCCGCAGATGTGGGATGCCAGCGAGGCCGTGCGCAAGGCCCTGTCGGCCATCTACCGCAGCGGGCAGCGCTACGGCGCGGCCCATGTGATCGACATCCTGCTGGGGCGCGACACACAGAAGATGCGCGAATGCGGCCACCAGCACCTATCCACCTACGGTATCGGCCGCGACGTGCCCGAGGCGCAATGGCGCTCCCTGCTGCGCCAGCTCGTGGCCACCGGCATGCTCGGCGTCAATGAGCACGGCGGCCTGCATCTACAGGAGGCGTGCCGGGCCGTGCTCAAGGGCGAGCAGGATATCCAGCTGCGGCGCGTGCGCGACGAAGCCAAGTCGAGCTCGCACGGCGAGCGCAAGGCGATCGAGCTCAACAGCGATGAAGAGCGAGAACTGTGGGCGGCGCTAAGGCAATGCCGCAAGCGCCTGGCGGAAGAGCAGAACGTGCCGGCCTACATGATCTTCGGCGATGCCACGCTGAAACAGATGCTGGAAAAGCGCCCGCAAAGCCTCGAGGCCCTGCACGGCCTGTCCGGCGTGGGGGACCGCAAGCTAGAGCTGTACGGCACCGACTTCCTCGATGTGCTGCGCGCCCATGCCCGCACACATGGTTGA
- a CDS encoding DUF6160 family protein: protein MTKLKTCLATALPLMLSMSVNAALTDLGDADLQQVSGQDGLSIVLSDNFGFRVTDIPGTGVTPGKANSIRFTAPRRTKYDSGLNYLDFEKDYVELTDLDVQTSQFAPITDPIKLDLVKLSDGRAAIQFKLPDNTSGLGKLSASFTVSDFAPVYADQNYAPTAASAPQRWTLGRFEINDVVQKGTKIQLSAAGDGYGWAVDTELRIGEIGIYPRFAAGVSRQDSATLDEWWKFSGIALCGNLTNDSCADGSRFKFGDSAAGAFVVKAENVDGKPSLTMTMGNVNVQAMDGAVPLAQGSIVVDSVTTKSSRCAGGMCDFGKQIIGDMKIYSMRIKFKDL from the coding sequence ATGACAAAGCTGAAGACTTGCCTGGCCACGGCACTGCCACTGATGCTGTCGATGTCCGTGAACGCGGCCCTGACGGATCTTGGCGACGCCGACCTACAGCAGGTGAGCGGCCAGGATGGCTTGTCCATCGTGCTCAGCGACAACTTCGGCTTTCGCGTGACCGATATTCCAGGCACCGGCGTCACGCCGGGTAAAGCCAACAGCATCCGTTTCACCGCGCCACGCCGGACCAAATACGATTCCGGCCTCAATTATCTCGATTTCGAGAAGGATTATGTCGAGCTGACCGATCTCGATGTCCAGACCTCGCAGTTCGCCCCGATCACCGACCCGATCAAGCTGGACCTGGTCAAGCTCAGCGATGGCCGTGCCGCCATCCAGTTCAAGCTGCCCGACAACACCAGTGGCCTTGGCAAGTTGAGCGCCAGTTTTACCGTCAGTGATTTCGCCCCTGTCTACGCTGACCAGAACTACGCCCCGACCGCTGCATCGGCGCCACAGCGCTGGACCCTCGGGCGATTCGAAATCAACGATGTCGTGCAAAAGGGCACCAAGATTCAGCTGAGCGCAGCTGGTGATGGTTACGGCTGGGCGGTCGACACGGAGCTGCGCATCGGTGAAATCGGCATCTACCCGCGCTTCGCGGCCGGCGTGTCGCGCCAGGACAGCGCCACGCTCGATGAATGGTGGAAGTTCTCCGGCATCGCCCTGTGCGGCAACCTGACCAACGATTCATGTGCCGATGGCAGCCGTTTCAAGTTCGGCGACTCGGCTGCGGGCGCGTTTGTCGTCAAGGCAGAGAACGTCGACGGCAAGCCGAGCCTCACCATGACCATGGGGAACGTCAATGTGCAGGCGATGGACGGAGCGGTGCCGTTGGCCCAGGGCTCCATCGTCGTCGATTCGGTGACGACCAAGTCCAGCCGTTGCGCTGGCGGCATGTGCGACTTCGGCAAGCAGATCATTGGCGACATGAAGATTTACTCCATGCGCATCAAGTTCAAGGACCTTTGA
- a CDS encoding thioredoxin family protein yields MRLPSNKMWLLLLGLAVAGPAVAADEAAMPMPAWFVAPGQTAAVQGEVPGRPAKGVMLFFWMEACGYCERMVSSTFRFDAVATSATAAFDAVGVNLFDDAPLPWLGGEPLSGRRLARYYQVQTTPTTVFVDASGKELNRVVGYLPSKAFVREIELAARRKR; encoded by the coding sequence GTGAGGCTGCCAAGTAACAAGATGTGGCTGCTGTTGCTGGGCTTGGCTGTCGCGGGCCCGGCCGTTGCAGCCGACGAGGCGGCGATGCCGATGCCGGCCTGGTTCGTCGCGCCCGGTCAGACCGCCGCAGTGCAAGGCGAGGTGCCTGGCCGGCCGGCGAAGGGGGTCATGCTGTTTTTCTGGATGGAAGCCTGTGGCTATTGCGAGCGCATGGTGAGCAGCACCTTTCGTTTCGACGCGGTCGCCACGTCAGCGACTGCCGCATTCGATGCGGTCGGCGTCAACCTGTTCGACGACGCGCCGCTGCCATGGCTGGGCGGCGAGCCGTTGAGCGGGCGCCGCCTGGCCCGCTACTATCAGGTGCAGACCACGCCGACCACGGTGTTTGTCGATGCGTCAGGCAAGGAACTCAACCGCGTTGTCGGCTATCTGCCTTCCAAGGCGTTCGTGCGAGAGATCGAGCTGGCCGCCCGGCGCAAGCGCTGA
- a CDS encoding DUF6160 family protein, whose product MRALLAALLILPAIAMAQPQELEDGVLSDVTGQDGLSIRRLHFEFGGTAQGSGTSVFKTNSIYFGFDEATGNKAAYLAYEHLHGYIDFQTPLLIDVVSNGLGNPDSVMFTLPQYIDIDLAWDSISVQSSLGVAREQVNIVSQTGVVQRQEYEPINNLGSTQFVGRVQFNSGSWVKMFGH is encoded by the coding sequence ATGCGCGCATTGCTGGCTGCATTGCTTATCCTGCCCGCCATCGCCATGGCGCAACCCCAGGAGCTCGAGGACGGCGTGCTGAGCGACGTCACCGGCCAGGATGGCCTGTCGATCCGGCGCCTGCATTTCGAGTTCGGGGGGACGGCGCAGGGCAGCGGCACATCGGTTTTCAAGACCAACAGTATCTACTTCGGGTTTGACGAGGCAACCGGCAACAAGGCAGCCTATCTTGCCTATGAGCACCTGCACGGCTACATCGACTTCCAGACGCCGCTGCTGATCGACGTGGTGTCCAATGGGTTGGGGAACCCGGATTCAGTCATGTTCACGTTGCCGCAGTACATCGACATCGACCTGGCCTGGGACAGCATCTCGGTCCAGAGCAGCCTTGGCGTGGCGCGCGAGCAGGTCAACATTGTGTCGCAGACGGGCGTGGTTCAGCGCCAGGAGTACGAGCCGATCAACAACCTGGGCTCGACGCAGTTCGTTGGGCGCGTGCAGTTCAATAGCGGTTCCTGGGTCAAGATGTTCGGGCATTGA
- a CDS encoding NAD(P)/FAD-dependent oxidoreductase — protein MHFDVIIVGAGAAGMMCAHVAAQRGRSVLLIDHAEKLAEKIRISGGGRCNFTNINARPENYLSGNPHFCRSALARYTARDFLDLVERHGIAYHEKKLGQLFCDDSSQQIIDMLQRECDDAGVQWQMPCSIASIDRQDGMFTLSTSKGAFSCASLVIATGGLSIPQIGATGFGYDVARQFGLAITQLAPGLVPLTFQPEDLAPLADMAGLSAEASVSCGDTAFRENVLVTHRGVSGPAILQISSYWRPGELIHINLFPANDALAWLESHRRSDQLLANLLAQRLPKRLAQLMAERADANRPVRQLNEPELQQIAAQLEDWAIKPGGTQGYKKAEVTLGGVDTNELSSKTMEARRVPGLYFIGEVVDVTGWLGGYNFQWAWSSGYAAGQFA, from the coding sequence ATGCATTTCGACGTCATTATCGTGGGGGCCGGCGCAGCGGGCATGATGTGCGCCCACGTCGCAGCGCAACGCGGTCGCAGCGTGCTGCTGATCGACCACGCGGAGAAGCTGGCCGAGAAGATACGCATCTCGGGCGGCGGCCGCTGCAACTTCACCAACATCAACGCTCGGCCCGAGAACTACCTGTCGGGCAACCCGCATTTCTGCCGCTCGGCGTTGGCGCGCTACACCGCGCGCGATTTCCTCGATCTGGTCGAGCGCCACGGCATTGCCTATCACGAAAAGAAGCTGGGCCAGCTATTCTGCGACGACAGCTCGCAGCAGATCATCGACATGCTGCAGCGCGAATGCGATGACGCCGGGGTGCAATGGCAGATGCCCTGCAGTATTGCCAGCATCGACAGGCAGGACGGGATGTTCACGCTGAGCACCAGCAAGGGCGCCTTCAGCTGTGCGAGCCTGGTGATCGCGACCGGCGGCCTGTCTATCCCGCAGATCGGCGCCACCGGCTTCGGCTACGACGTGGCCAGGCAGTTCGGGCTGGCGATCACGCAGCTGGCGCCGGGGCTGGTGCCGCTCACCTTCCAGCCAGAAGACCTGGCCCCGCTCGCAGACATGGCGGGCCTGTCGGCAGAGGCGAGCGTCAGCTGCGGCGACACCGCCTTCCGCGAGAATGTGCTGGTCACGCACCGGGGGGTGTCGGGCCCTGCCATCCTGCAGATTTCATCCTACTGGCGGCCGGGTGAGCTGATCCACATCAACCTATTCCCAGCCAACGACGCATTGGCGTGGCTTGAGTCGCACCGACGCAGCGACCAGTTGCTCGCGAACCTGCTTGCGCAACGCCTGCCCAAGCGGCTCGCGCAGCTGATGGCAGAGCGCGCCGATGCGAACAGGCCGGTGCGCCAACTCAACGAGCCCGAGCTTCAGCAGATCGCCGCGCAACTGGAAGACTGGGCAATCAAGCCTGGTGGCACCCAGGGCTACAAGAAGGCGGAAGTCACGCTGGGCGGGGTCGATACCAATGAGCTGTCGTCCAAGACGATGGAGGCGCGGCGCGTGCCGGGCCTGTATTTCATCGGAGAGGTCGTCGACGTGACCGGCTGGCTCGGTGGGTACAATTTCCAGTGGGCGTGGTCGTCGGGCTATGCCGCGGGGCAGTTCGCCTGA
- a CDS encoding glycosyltransferase family 4 protein, with translation MDARPFLVSELPTQRRQLRLAIITETYPPEINGVAMTIGRMVNGLQARGHQLQLIRPRQHAQDVARTDDNYEELLRRGLPIPRYDGLKFGLPAKQALTRAWTYKRPDLVHVVTEGPLGWSAIAAANKLKIPVTSDFHTNFHSYSKHYGVGWLNKPIHAYLRKLHNRSLLTFVPTEEIARTLEGAGYRNLSVVARGVDTRLFHPERRDDELRASWGLKPGEVVVAYVGRLAAEKNLPLVLRTFESMRASGRPCRMLWVGDGPERAGLAERYRDHLFAGMRTGEDLARHYASADVFLFPSTTETYGNVTIEALASGLAVVAYDYAAAREHIRPRQNGMLAGLHDEAAFIDAGRELATHAGLLADVRRQAANSVAHLSWDQVVAEFESCLIDVISTWEEHREQT, from the coding sequence ATGGATGCCCGACCCTTTCTGGTAAGCGAATTGCCCACGCAGCGCCGGCAACTGCGCCTCGCCATCATCACGGAAACCTACCCGCCGGAAATCAACGGCGTGGCGATGACCATCGGCCGCATGGTGAATGGCCTGCAGGCGCGCGGCCACCAGCTGCAGCTGATCCGCCCGCGCCAGCATGCGCAGGATGTGGCGCGCACCGACGACAACTACGAAGAGCTGCTCAGGCGCGGCTTGCCGATCCCCCGCTACGACGGCCTCAAGTTTGGCCTGCCGGCCAAGCAGGCGCTGACGCGTGCCTGGACCTACAAGCGGCCCGACCTGGTGCATGTGGTGACGGAGGGGCCGCTGGGCTGGTCCGCCATTGCCGCGGCCAACAAGCTCAAGATACCGGTCACCTCCGATTTTCATACCAACTTCCACAGCTACAGCAAGCACTATGGCGTGGGCTGGCTCAACAAGCCGATTCACGCCTACCTGCGCAAACTGCACAACCGCTCGCTGCTGACCTTCGTGCCGACCGAGGAGATCGCCCGCACGCTCGAAGGTGCGGGGTATCGCAATCTGTCGGTGGTGGCGCGCGGTGTCGATACCCGCCTGTTCCACCCGGAGCGCCGCGATGACGAGCTGCGCGCCAGCTGGGGCCTGAAGCCGGGCGAAGTAGTTGTCGCCTACGTCGGCCGTCTGGCCGCCGAGAAGAATCTGCCGCTGGTGCTGCGCACCTTCGAGTCCATGCGGGCGAGCGGCAGGCCCTGCCGCATGCTGTGGGTGGGTGATGGCCCCGAGCGGGCCGGCCTCGCTGAGCGCTACCGTGATCATCTGTTCGCCGGCATGCGTACCGGCGAAGACCTGGCGCGCCACTATGCGAGCGCCGACGTGTTCCTGTTTCCAAGCACGACCGAGACCTACGGCAACGTCACCATCGAGGCGCTGGCCTCGGGCCTGGCCGTGGTCGCTTACGACTACGCCGCGGCGCGCGAGCATATCCGCCCACGCCAGAACGGCATGCTGGCCGGGCTCCACGACGAGGCCGCCTTCATCGACGCCGGCCGCGAGCTGGCCACGCACGCCGGGCTGCTGGCCGATGTGCGGCGCCAGGCGGCCAACTCGGTGGCGCACCTGAGCTGGGATCAGGTCGTGGCCGAATTCGAGTCGTGCCTCATCGACGTGATTTCGACCTGGGAGGAACACCGTGAGCAAACTTGA
- a CDS encoding DUF6160 family protein yields MRNTLVMMLALLAGSAHAELVAIDDATMSETVGREGLSVLMQVQVKGSMEFQQVQAGETNAFALSNFVINWTGQDVQNATPGILLTRLDVKDDSIFIELPIAQFSVGVKDLEMRQGLRADGSAASVSRFGSVYAMGFDMSKSYVELAAH; encoded by the coding sequence ATGAGAAATACCCTGGTAATGATGCTTGCCTTGCTGGCCGGCAGCGCACACGCCGAACTGGTGGCGATTGACGACGCCACCATGTCCGAGACCGTGGGGCGCGAGGGCCTGAGCGTGCTGATGCAGGTTCAGGTCAAGGGCTCGATGGAGTTCCAGCAGGTGCAGGCGGGGGAGACCAACGCCTTCGCGCTGTCCAACTTCGTCATCAACTGGACGGGCCAGGACGTGCAGAATGCGACGCCAGGCATCCTGTTGACGCGGCTCGACGTCAAGGATGACTCGATCTTCATCGAATTGCCGATCGCGCAGTTTTCCGTCGGCGTGAAGGATCTCGAAATGCGTCAGGGCCTGCGTGCCGATGGTTCGGCGGCCAGCGTCAGCCGTTTCGGCTCGGTGTATGCGATGGGCTTTGACATGTCCAAGTCCTATGTCGAACTCGCGGCGCACTAA